The following nucleotide sequence is from Schistocerca serialis cubense isolate TAMUIC-IGC-003099 chromosome 4, iqSchSeri2.2, whole genome shotgun sequence.
gcacgGCGGCGGCCACGGCAGCCACGGCGACGGCATGCACGGCGCGCGGCGGGCGCCCGCCGCCTCCGCCACGCCGAACGCCGCAGCGGCGGCGCCTCCGCGTCTGACAGCACCGCGCGACCACCCGCCGCCCTCACTGTCGGCGGAACAATGTAGTTCGCCGCCGCTGCGCGACAGCCTAATGCTCTTTTTGGCCTAGGGCTCCTCGCCGACGCGTATCCGACTGCTGCGGACCAATGTCATCGAAGAAGGCTGGTGCGAGACGagggaaatatatatatttcgAAGAGGAAACCGACATCGACAATCGCATTTTAGAGACACTATTTTTTCACACTTCTTCTAAACGATGCCTTTCGTAGctggaaacaaataataaataatttaccaGAGCAATAATAATAACTTTTTACGTGTGTAGTCGAAAGCACTTTTTTCTCTCTCGTATTCCTTTGACAATCATATTTAcacacgaatatatatatatacatatatatttaactCTGGAACACTTTTTAGAATCGCCACTGAATTATTTTGCTGCAAACGTTTTTTCCTGTTCCGACACGGATGACCAATATTTGAGTTAACTGACGTAGGAATATTCTAAACGAACACGGAGAGCCGCATTTTTTCTCAGCTCCTGCAATACAGAAAAGAAAGCAATACAATTTCTACTCTTCGTTACTATTTAGGAACTCTTTCACGGTGCTACTACTTTTGAGACGGGACGAAGAAGAGGACTGTTTGAGGAAGGACGGGCGAATAATACTTGTCCGCAGTTTTGTCGGCCACAAATTGCACAAAAGGAGGCGGATTTTTTGTACTGGACGAGCAACGAACGTATACGGTGTGTGGTCTACACGGATTCGTCCAATTTGCTGTGAACGTGAGGCGTAGAGAGGAGAGAGGGACAAAGTGCTGTCGGGAGGAAGGTGTTCCGGCAGACTTCGGTGGCCCATGTTGTGTGTCGTTATGGCCAGCATGAACCGCACCGAGCAGGAGCTGTTATACCGGCGATCGCGCGAGGTGGTCGTGCCGTGCCAGAAGCACGAGGACGTGGTGCTCAGCGTGCTCAAGTCGCCGCTGATCACCTCCAACCACCGGCCGGCACCCGCGCCTCCGCCCCCGACGGCGACCACCATGCTCTTCCCGCCGGacgccgggggcggcgggggcggtagCAGCGGCGCGCAGTCGGGGGCTTCCGGGGCAGAGGACTGCGACGACGAGGAGCACGCGCGCCTCCGGCCGCCCACCAGCGGCGAAGAGACGGACGCGgaggcggcgccgggggcggcggccGCGGGGGCGTCCGGCTACGACGACGAGCGGGGCCGCTTCGCCTTCTTCGAGCAGCAGCTGCGCCGCTTCCGGTCGCCGCGCTTCGGCGAGGCGCACCACAAGCGCGTGCCGACGCCCATCAAGCGGAGGCGGCGCAGTGCCGGCCGCGACGGCGGCGCCGGGGGCGGAGCGGCTGCGTGCGGGGGCGGAGGCGCTGCTGGCGCCGGGGGCGGCGGCGAGAGGCGGCACCGGCCCaagccgcggccgccgccgcccctCGACGTCGACGACGACGTGCTCGGCGACGACGAAGACCTGGAGGAGGTGGCCGGCGACGGCGTTGTCGCGCAAGAGGGCGGCGGGCGCGGCGGGCCGCCCGGCGTGCCGGACCCCTACTACCCCATCTACCTGCCCATAGACCAGGCCTTCAAGGCCAAGTACGTGTTCCACCACAAGAAGGGAAAGACCTTCCAGGAGCGCGTCTACGTTTTCCTCGAGCACCCCGGCGGCTGGCTGTGCTTCGTTTACCACTTCACTGTGTGAGTAAGCCTCCGCACCGAACCATGCCCGCTCTCAGTTTCCATTTCTGCAAATTATCGTAGCTTTCAATTGATTACTCATGCCTTAGGATGCTAATGTTGGCTTCTACAACTGAAAATAAAATCTGATTCTTTCTCATTTAAAATAGAAAGGGGTACAGAAACCAGTCGAAAATTATGAATAACCATTTACAACAACGTAACAAACGTGGCTTATTAAATAGCGGTTGTATGAACTTCAGATGTAAATCAAATAAAACACATACCAGCACCTAAGTTaaagcctgccggggtggccgagcggttctaggcgctacagtctggaaccgcgccgctgctacggtcgcaggttcgaatcctgcctcgggcattgatgtgtgtgatgtccttaagctacttaggtttaggtagttctaagttctaggcgactgatgacctcataaattaagtcccatagtgctcagagccattttgaacctaagttaAAACGCTGAAATCATTTGCATATGCACATAGTCCCAACTGGGTTATTCATGTCAGCGATTGAGTTTACATACAGGCTGCTGTTGACAACAGTGTTGGTTTCAGTGTACGTCATTCACGCTATAGATTAATATGACGTACAATGAAGCCAGCTGTGTTGCAAACAGCGGTCTCAATGTGATCTCAGCCGCTGACATGAACAGCCCAGTTGGGACTGCGTGCATCTGCAAGTGCGTTCAGTGTTTTAACTTACGTTTACTGGCACACATTTTACGACAGACTTACATCTTAAGCTTACGCAGCTGTACATTTCGGAAGGCATgcatgttaccttattgtaaatggttttccacttttttttttttttttttttttttttttttttttttttttggcactgtACATGGGCACATAGTCACCGACACCCGGATATACGATAAACATCATTGCGACTACTTGAAATGAAAATAGTCGCTGGTCATAACTGTTTCCCTAGGAAGTAAAACCTGATCTTTCTCAATTACCAATTACTTTGGACATTGGACGTAGCTATTTAACAATCCTTACATCTACGAGATATATGCAGggcgttaaagaaaaagaaaatgagaaaaataaagTACTTCGTGCTTTGAGATGTTATACTATGggccaacagaagaaaaaatatgtcAAGTAAAGATGGAGGCTAAAATGCAAGCCTCAAGAGCTGTGAACGGATGTTCATCTTCTGTAATCTGTCCAACACTTTTGATTGCGTAGgtcatgttactctcttagaaaatgTGAAGTGGAATTGATGGCTTTATAGACAACTCGTccgaatcatacttaacaaacagaacgcAAGAACGTGTACCGAATAATTTAAATGAGGTTAAAAGTAgagtagttatatatatatatatatatatatatatatatatatatatatatatatatatatatatatatatatatcgattaaTGCTTACAGTATTGACGTAtacttctgcacacttactcgttctacatcatttcgataaaagcatCATTCAAAATATCTACGGAACACGTAACCAACTAACTAactgctactgtgaaatacatctcgcATGCCGCAAGTTCTTTGTCACTTCGAATGACGTACAGGATGCAGTAGACAAATGAGTAAACATTTGAGAACTCGTTATCCTGTTGCTGTGGAACAGGAGAGCTTCTAATGTAGTCTGCTTGCTATTTCATGCAACATGCAATTGCTACTCAGTAGATGTCCATTCATAGTAAGGcacacaaaaattaaattacaacgtaaaagcaTTTCACTGACTTATCGAACCGCAGATTCCATTAGATCTAACGTATACGCTGCACGtacccagaactgtgaatacgATTTACAGTAACAACACTGGTAGATGTTTACTGCATGCTTGGACAATAATAGAGGAATGTGTAGACACTTCCTTACTGCATTCTGTAGGCCGTTCGaaatagcaaagagcttgctgcGGAAGAGCTTTCAGCGACgaggaacaagtgctcatagctcttaagttatgcattttagagctctttCTTAATGAGGTTCTCTATCTTGTTTTGGACCATATTACGACCTCTCAGAAAACGGAATACTTTTTTCAACATCCAGTAAATTTCAAGTACTATGTAAACGAAAAGCTTCCCTCTAGGAATTGTAAGCCGTCTTGCTCTATGACTAAACAGTAGCTATGTCTCTTACATCAATGCATTCCATTCTTACAGTAATTATTACATGTTAATACATTTACTAAGTATGTTCCGCCTGTCAGCACGATACCGGCTGGAAGATGGGTGATCTAAAACCTCGTAAACAAACATAGTCAGTGACATAACTACAGTTCTGTTCTAGAACACAACGATTTAAAACATTAGTTTGTAATCTCCCTTCACAGAACTTGTTTCTGTTGTCACTACTATTTTCGTTGGtaaagtttcttttttaaaaaaaagtacgagaggaaagatttacaataaactttttacttacttTCTTTTCTCTTAGTTCGTTCCAGTTCCTCATGCGTAGGGGCTGACTGtagaagctgaaatttttgacagtTTTGGTTCTCATGGTTCATACTGACGTAATTAACTCTGAAGAATGCTTCTGCAATTTTTTTCACGATAATTTATTTTCGCACATTTTACAGTATCACACTgtgttttgaattttcacattaacaaagacgaaattacattgttcttcccaaaatacaaaaacacgtctgatcacatcagaggtatGCCCACTACAACTTCCTCATTCTGCAGTAATAACAGTATTCCATAgactttacaaattttcttgacagtaTCAGACTGCGTagtgaataacagaaattttaagtgtgccgaatatttcgtaatttcataaAAAAACGGTTTCTAATATACATTCAGAGCTAGCACATATCGattttaatgaagaaaataaagtaatttctttttatggattttagcttgaaatataaaacATCATGCACAAAATCGTatgaattttttttagaaaaagggcCGAGATAATAGTGACCAGTTCAAAATTCGAAAATTAGTTCTGATATCGACTACTTCTGTTAAGGTAAAGTAATGCTAGGGAAGAGTGTCCATTTGTAAGTTATTCACATCAAACTAAATTCCCTCTCCTGGGTAGCGCTGTTTTACTTACATTAAACTATATACGGGTTTGGGAAGGTGTGGCGGCAACCTTCTACTTATTGAATATTTTCTGACTACCTCATCTGTTGAGGTTGATTATAACATTTAACTAATTCCAAAAAGCGGCGCCAGTGAAAGTGCACGACAACAAATTCAAAGACGCTTAAAAAAAAACATTGGTTAGTAATTGAGTCATTGGTGAGCTAATTGCAGATGTGTTGTTGCGAATCGTCTCTCATTTTCAACATGAAATATAGTCCTATGTAGTATATACTTAAAATGTAAACTCTTCTATTAACTGTTGTAAAGGGACTAAATACTATCTCTCCGTGTCACACGTAACAAATTATTGTGCACTCGTACCtattaaataaattgttccatGTGTAGTCCTGGCATTTTGATGAAATACTGAAATGAGTTACGATGTCTTTCAAATGACACCCGATCATCTCGTAAATACTGACAAGACTGTACAGTTAGCTGCTACAGCAATTCAGCCGTATCAACGGTAGTCCTGAATGCTTCACATTTGAGACGGACCAGACAGAAATACCTTGAGAACTAGTTTTGGTTGTCCTGAAGACATTGTTCGACGTCTCTATGTTGAACCTTACTATTGCGTTAGACAGCAAGATGTGCCAGTATCCCCTAGTGCATTTACCACAGTACCCAACTCATGGATCATGCCTGAACTTTGGGTTGCAAATAGATGGGTATTCATTCGAAAAGTTTACAAATCAGATATATTTACACTATTCGTACTAAGAGTCAGTGGTGGCTCATAACGTTAGATTCATAACTGTCTCGCGAACGTCACATTTTCGAACCAATGCTTACTGAATCGACTTTTCTTCTATCATCGCATACATTCACCCGTAACAGTTATCGTTGTTATGATACTCACTGTAATACATGCATAATTGAACACATGACCTCAAAGGTAAACCCCAACCACTTCTGTTACAATGAAAGCACCGTCTGGGCCACACTCACCATACTTTCTGATATATTTTCCGGTTTCAACCTAGCGCACAGATCATCTTCACTTATCTAGTGTTGCAAAACTCAGTTTTTTCCCAGAACAGTGAGTGCACAACAGTATAATGTTTACTGTTGTGGGACAGTTTACTATAGCATCCTTGAGCTTTCAGAAAAATGTGCTTTCAACCACGAGGTTTAGATATGAGAATGATCCTTGTATCACACCGAAGGCGGTAACCAAACTTTAGAAAAGTTTAGTGAATGAACCTTTCGGAGTTTTCCATCATATGTACAGGAACAGACGTCAGTTCAAAATTACGACAAGTTCAGCAGATAGTGTAGTCAGTGAAAACGCCAATTTTGGGGTAAAACCAGTTTCAAGAGACAAGAGAGACCAATATACACACATCGTTTTACTATTATAAATTCATACGGATGTTTATATTTAACAGTATCATTGTCTGCAATAATCTTCATGAGCCTTGCATTAACGGCATCTACTAATTTAACAGTAGTAATAATCAGTAACGTACTCGTGTCGCAAAGCGTGTCAAAGGAAGATACGACAGAAATTTTCAGTCACGTCACAGTCGCAACTAGCAGCAGGGATCTGCCGAGGATAGCTAAGGCGTTGTAGAAAGTTATGGTTGAATTGTAGCTGAGACATTACCATTACGAAAAATCGAATAATATTACGTGTAGTAATTTCCTAGTACAGTTTTATTTGGTGACTGCCTGTTTTGCATCTCGATGCTGTAGAAGTTGTCAAGTATTAGAAATCT
It contains:
- the LOC126475513 gene encoding potassium voltage-gated channel subfamily KQT member 1-like — its product is MLCVVMASMNRTEQELLYRRSREVVVPCQKHEDVVLSVLKSPLITSNHRPHARLRPPTSGEETDAEQLRRFRSPRFGEAHHKRVPTPIKRRRRSAGRDGGAGEGGGRGGPPGVPDPYYPIYLPIDQAFKAKYVFHHKKGKTFQERVYVFLEHPGGWLCFVYHFTV